Proteins encoded in a region of the Anoxybacillus amylolyticus genome:
- a CDS encoding ABC transporter ATP-binding protein has protein sequence MSLHLEQVTKRFGHVTAVDHVTLHIPEGEMFGLLGANGAGKTTTFRMILGLLEPTEGTITWNNERIRYDQSHLIGYLPEERGLYPKLKVKEQLIYLARLRGLKKPAIMKEMMDWLERFKVPDYVDKRVEELSKGNQQKIQFIAAVLHRPKLLILDEPFSGLDPVNVELLKEAVIDLKRNGTTIVFSSHRMEHVEELCEHLCIMHRGKPVVSGALKEIKRSFGKKNVIIHADFPLEELSQFPGVVKAKRTAEGIHLQIEQEEVSQHIFAHIANKGFIRKFALEEPSLNDIFIEKVGAAYE, from the coding sequence ATGAGTTTACACTTGGAACAAGTCACGAAGCGATTTGGGCATGTAACGGCTGTCGATCATGTCACGCTTCATATTCCAGAAGGAGAGATGTTTGGACTTTTAGGCGCGAACGGAGCTGGAAAGACGACGACGTTTCGAATGATTTTAGGGCTTTTAGAACCCACGGAAGGAACGATTACGTGGAACAATGAACGAATTCGGTATGACCAAAGCCATTTAATCGGCTATTTGCCGGAAGAGCGCGGCTTGTACCCGAAGCTGAAAGTAAAAGAGCAGCTTATTTATTTGGCACGGTTGCGAGGATTAAAAAAACCGGCCATTATGAAAGAAATGATGGATTGGCTCGAACGGTTTAAAGTCCCTGATTATGTCGATAAGCGGGTCGAAGAATTATCGAAAGGGAACCAACAAAAAATTCAATTTATCGCTGCTGTTTTGCATCGTCCGAAGCTGTTGATTTTAGATGAGCCGTTTAGCGGTCTTGATCCTGTCAATGTCGAGCTATTAAAAGAAGCGGTTATCGATTTAAAAAGAAATGGAACGACAATCGTTTTTTCGAGTCATCGCATGGAGCACGTCGAAGAATTGTGTGAGCATTTATGCATTATGCATCGTGGCAAACCAGTCGTTTCAGGGGCGCTAAAAGAGATTAAACGCTCCTTTGGCAAAAAAAATGTCATCATTCATGCCGATTTTCCGTTAGAGGAATTAAGCCAGTTTCCAGGCGTTGTGAAAGCGAAACGGACAGCGGAAGGCATTCATTTGCAAATCGAACAGGAAGAAGTTTCGCAACACATTTTCGCTCATATCGCTAACAAAGGATTTATTCGCAAGTTTGCGTTAGAAGAGCCATCGTTAAACGACATTTTCATTGAAAAAGTAGGTGCTGCCTATGAATAA
- a CDS encoding ABC transporter permease: MNKFWIVLWHTYITKLKSKSFLVITVIVGLLTFGVTNLNHIIDFFTKDEKKVVGIIDETGALYEPLQAQLAKNRDSKLKLKLFQGTKQEAKQKVKNETWDAFLTIAYDDKQLPKATYYANMIANSDTAGTLEQALQQLKTMLATAKIGLTPEQVTQLYEPVSFQKVALEKNAKTEEELQQARGLVYAIVFAMYMFVLMYGSMIASEVATEKSSRVMEILISSVSPVQQMFGKIIGVALLSLTQFAFLFIIGFSSLKSNGYELFRLLGTEHIPAKTLVYAVIFFLLGYLLYATLFATLGSMVSRLEDVQLVVTPVTLLVLASFFIAMFGLDSPQSPVITVTSFIPFFAPLIMFLRIGMLDIADWEVAISISLLIGTIIFVAFIGAKIYRGGVLMYGKAASWKDMKKAIELTKK; the protein is encoded by the coding sequence ATGAATAAGTTTTGGATTGTACTTTGGCATACGTATATCACCAAATTAAAATCGAAATCGTTCCTCGTAATTACCGTTATTGTCGGATTGCTTACGTTTGGCGTGACGAATTTGAACCATATTATTGATTTTTTTACGAAAGATGAAAAGAAAGTCGTGGGAATCATCGATGAAACAGGAGCACTATATGAACCGCTGCAAGCGCAATTGGCGAAAAATAGGGATAGTAAGCTAAAACTGAAGCTGTTTCAAGGAACGAAGCAAGAAGCGAAACAAAAAGTGAAAAATGAAACATGGGATGCATTTTTAACGATAGCGTATGACGACAAGCAACTGCCGAAAGCGACATATTATGCTAATATGATTGCCAATAGTGATACAGCAGGAACACTTGAACAGGCACTCCAGCAGCTAAAAACGATGTTGGCTACCGCAAAAATCGGATTAACGCCAGAACAAGTGACGCAACTATATGAGCCGGTGTCTTTTCAAAAAGTTGCGCTAGAAAAAAACGCGAAAACGGAGGAAGAGTTGCAGCAAGCACGCGGGTTGGTATATGCAATAGTATTTGCGATGTATATGTTTGTCTTAATGTATGGGTCGATGATCGCTTCTGAAGTTGCGACTGAAAAGTCATCGCGTGTCATGGAAATTTTAATTTCGAGCGTTTCGCCCGTCCAGCAAATGTTCGGGAAAATTATCGGGGTGGCGCTGCTTAGCCTTACGCAGTTTGCGTTTTTATTTATCATCGGTTTTAGCTCGCTGAAAAGCAACGGATATGAGTTATTCCGTTTATTAGGAACAGAACACATTCCGGCCAAAACGCTCGTTTATGCCGTCATCTTTTTCTTATTAGGCTACTTGTTATACGCTACCCTTTTTGCGACGCTCGGTTCGATGGTCAGCCGCTTAGAAGACGTGCAACTTGTGGTGACTCCTGTAACATTGCTTGTGCTCGCTTCTTTTTTCATTGCGATGTTCGGGTTGGATTCCCCACAATCTCCAGTGATTACCGTCACGTCGTTCATTCCGTTTTTTGCACCGCTTATTATGTTTTTGCGCATCGGCATGTTGGATATTGCCGATTGGGAAGTGGCGATAAGTATCTCACTTTTAATCGGAACGATTATATTTGTCGCCTTTATCGGTGCGAAAATTTATCGTGGCGGGGTGCTGATGTATGGAAAGGCTGCTTCTTGGAAAGATATGAAAAAAGCGATCGAGTTAACGAAAAAATAA
- the yhaM gene encoding 3'-5' exoribonuclease YhaM has translation MTKGIIHYEVGEQIDVYLLVKAVTKGVASNGKPFLTLILQDKTGEIEAKLWDASVEDENTYVPQSIVKVLGDISNYRGRTQLKIRNIRPANTSDHVRVADFLEVAPMKQEEMMEKLTQYIFEMKNPNIQRITRYLLKKYENKFLEYPAATKNHHEFISGLAYHVVSMLDLAKAIVKLYPSLDADLLYAGVILHDLGKVIELSGPVSAAYTLEGNLLGHISIMVSEISKAAEHLGISGEEVIILQHLVLSHHGKAEWGSPKPPMVKEAEILHYIDNLDAKMNMIDRALEKVKPGEFTERIFALDNRSFYKPTFHR, from the coding sequence TTGACGAAAGGAATTATTCATTACGAAGTCGGCGAACAAATCGACGTTTATTTGCTAGTCAAAGCGGTGACAAAGGGAGTGGCTAGTAACGGAAAACCGTTTTTGACGCTCATTTTGCAAGATAAAACGGGAGAGATTGAGGCGAAATTATGGGATGCTTCGGTAGAAGACGAAAATACGTATGTTCCGCAAAGCATCGTGAAAGTGTTAGGCGATATTAGCAATTACCGTGGGCGAACGCAACTGAAAATTCGTAACATTCGTCCAGCGAACACCAGCGACCATGTGCGCGTGGCAGATTTTTTGGAAGTTGCCCCGATGAAACAAGAGGAAATGATGGAGAAATTAACTCAATATATTTTCGAAATGAAAAATCCAAACATTCAGCGCATTACGAGATATTTGTTAAAAAAATATGAAAACAAATTTCTCGAGTATCCGGCAGCAACCAAAAACCACCATGAATTTATTTCAGGGTTGGCATATCACGTGGTGTCGATGTTAGATTTAGCGAAAGCCATCGTGAAGCTGTATCCGTCGCTGGATGCAGATTTATTGTATGCGGGGGTTATTTTACATGACCTTGGCAAAGTGATCGAGTTATCCGGTCCGGTTTCAGCAGCGTATACGCTTGAAGGAAATTTACTTGGCCATATTTCGATTATGGTAAGCGAAATTAGCAAAGCTGCAGAACATTTGGGCATTAGCGGAGAAGAAGTCATTATTTTGCAGCATCTAGTGTTGAGTCATCACGGAAAAGCGGAATGGGGAAGCCCAAAACCGCCAATGGTAAAAGAAGCAGAAATTCTTCATTATATTGATAACCTCGATGCGAAAATGAATATGATTGACCGCGCATTAGAAAAAGTAAAGCCGGGTGAGTTTACCGAGCGCATTTTTGCCCTTGATAATCGATCGTTTTATAAGCCGACATTTCATCGGTAA
- a CDS encoding sporulation YhaL family protein: MLSLPWWVYLVVSGIVFSGYMTVRTAAQERKIDESFIEKEGEIYMERIREEKMRRSQQSL, translated from the coding sequence ATGCTGTCTTTGCCATGGTGGGTGTATCTTGTTGTTTCTGGGATCGTATTTAGCGGCTATATGACGGTAAGAACAGCCGCGCAAGAGAGAAAAATTGATGAATCATTTATTGAAAAAGAAGGCGAAATTTATATGGAGCGCATTCGTGAAGAAAAAATGCGTCGGAGCCAACAATCCTTGTGA
- the serC gene encoding 3-phosphoserine/phosphohydroxythreonine transaminase, protein MKRAYNFNAGPSALPLSVLERAQRELLDFQGTGMSVMELSHRSKEYDAVHNNAKQLLKELMNIPDTYDVVFLQGGASLQFSMVPMNLLGNEQIGNYVLTGSWSEKALKEAKKVGKTHVAASTKETNYTRIPATEDIQLSEQAAYLHITSNNTIFGTQWHEFPDLTVDLVADMSSDILSREVNVEQFALIYAGAQKNLGPSGVTVVILRNDLLERIPDNLPTMLDYRTYTTSNSLYNTPPTFAIYMLSLVLEWVKEQGGVKAVEQRNKEKAAVIYEAIDKSNGFYLPHAEKESRSLMNVTFNLPNDEVAKKFLGAAKERGFVGLAGHRSVGGCRASIYNAVPYEACEALAQFMDEFRKRNV, encoded by the coding sequence ATGAAACGAGCGTATAACTTTAATGCAGGTCCATCTGCACTTCCTCTTTCGGTACTTGAACGAGCGCAAAGAGAGTTGCTTGATTTTCAAGGGACGGGAATGTCAGTAATGGAGTTAAGTCACCGCAGCAAAGAATACGACGCAGTACACAACAACGCTAAGCAGCTATTAAAAGAATTGATGAACATTCCGGATACGTATGATGTGGTGTTTTTACAAGGCGGTGCAAGTTTGCAGTTTTCCATGGTGCCGATGAATTTGTTAGGAAATGAGCAAATCGGAAATTATGTGTTAACAGGTTCTTGGTCAGAGAAGGCGTTGAAAGAGGCAAAAAAAGTAGGGAAAACGCACGTAGCAGCATCCACAAAAGAAACGAACTATACGCGCATTCCAGCAACAGAAGACATCCAACTTTCAGAACAGGCGGCCTATTTACATATTACGTCCAATAATACGATTTTTGGAACACAATGGCATGAATTTCCGGATTTGACGGTCGATTTAGTGGCGGATATGTCGAGCGATATTTTAAGTCGCGAAGTGAATGTCGAGCAATTTGCCCTCATTTATGCTGGCGCACAAAAAAATTTAGGACCATCGGGGGTGACAGTCGTTATCCTTCGCAATGACTTGCTCGAACGCATTCCGGACAATTTACCCACAATGCTAGACTATCGTACGTATACTACTAGCAATTCTTTATACAATACACCACCGACATTTGCGATTTATATGCTTTCTCTTGTGTTAGAATGGGTGAAAGAACAAGGTGGAGTGAAAGCAGTTGAACAGAGAAATAAAGAAAAAGCAGCCGTCATTTACGAGGCGATTGACAAAAGTAACGGGTTTTATTTGCCACATGCGGAAAAAGAAAGCCGTTCGTTGATGAATGTTACGTTCAATTTACCGAACGATGAAGTTGCGAAAAAGTTTTTAGGCGCGGCAAAAGAACGTGGGTTTGTCGGACTCGCTGGACATCGTTCGGTTGGTGGATGCCGTGCATCGATTTACAACGCTGTTCCGTACGAAGCGTGTGAAGCGTTAGCACAGTTTATGGATGAATTTCGTAAACGAAATGTATAA
- a CDS encoding HTH-type transcriptional regulator Hpr, producing the protein MKSKEQHYSIKEAMLFSQRIAQLSKALWKSIEKDWQQWIKPFDLNINEHHILWIAYHFKGASISEIAKFGVMHVSTAFNFSKKLEERGLLAFSKKQDDKRNTYIELTEKGEEILLKLMESYDPRQNAVFNGALPLRELYGKFPEILEMMCIIRNIYGDDFMEIFEKSFENIKADFIEKDGKLVKKREQEVEELASPSS; encoded by the coding sequence ATGAAGAGCAAGGAACAACATTATTCTATAAAAGAGGCAATGCTATTTAGTCAGCGAATAGCTCAGTTAAGCAAAGCGCTTTGGAAGTCGATCGAAAAAGATTGGCAACAATGGATCAAGCCGTTCGATTTAAACATTAATGAGCACCATATTTTATGGATTGCTTATCATTTTAAAGGCGCGTCCATTTCAGAAATTGCTAAATTTGGCGTTATGCATGTTTCAACAGCTTTTAACTTTTCAAAAAAATTAGAAGAACGTGGATTATTGGCGTTTTCGAAAAAGCAGGATGATAAGCGCAATACTTACATTGAGCTAACAGAAAAAGGGGAAGAAATATTATTAAAGTTAATGGAGTCGTACGACCCAAGACAAAACGCGGTTTTTAACGGTGCGTTGCCACTGCGTGAATTGTACGGAAAATTTCCGGAAATTTTAGAAATGATGTGTATTATCCGCAATATTTATGGGGACGATTTCATGGAGATTTTTGAGAAATCGTTTGAGAACATTAAAGCAGACTTTATTGAAAAAGACGGAAAGCTTGTGAAAAAACGAGAGCAGGAAGTAGAAGAATTAGCAAGTCCGTCGTCATGA
- a CDS encoding DUF1878 family protein, producing MEDMIAKLTFHRSLLLEMVDETKKPFYHLVVAKNLSKEEVEETISLCEYLSKEYEKQKAEGFTVFTPLLLHFAGMLHPDLPLEKTVDALLQQQLFVPLMQEFKKLMATIPS from the coding sequence ATGGAAGACATGATTGCAAAGCTAACGTTCCACCGTTCACTGTTACTAGAAATGGTTGACGAAACAAAAAAACCGTTTTACCATCTTGTCGTCGCGAAAAATTTATCGAAAGAAGAAGTGGAAGAAACAATTTCTCTTTGTGAATATTTGAGCAAAGAGTATGAAAAACAAAAAGCGGAAGGCTTTACGGTTTTCACTCCGCTCCTACTCCATTTTGCTGGAATGCTCCATCCCGATCTTCCGCTTGAAAAAACAGTGGACGCCCTTTTGCAGCAACAATTATTCGTTCCACTCATGCAAGAATTTAAAAAGTTAATGGCGACGATCCCTTCATGA
- a CDS encoding YjcZ family sporulation protein — protein MGAPYAGGFALIVVLFILLIIVGSAWLF, from the coding sequence ATGGGCGCACCTTATGCAGGAGGATTTGCGTTAATCGTCGTCTTGTTCATTTTATTAATCATCGTCGGCAGCGCTTGGTTGTTCTAA
- a CDS encoding peptidylprolyl isomerase: MKKWKIAFMTAASVLALSACNNGGSEVIVETKAGDITKDEFYKAMKERVGKEVIRDLVYEKVLGKKYKVSEKEIEREIQNLKDTYGAQYDLAVQQSGEQAIRNMVKLDLLRQKAAMEDVKVTEDELKQYYNQYKPKIRASHILVKDEKTAKEIKAKLDKGEDFAKLAKEYSQDTGSAQNGGDLGWFGPGKMVKEFEDAAYALNVGQVSQPVKTEYGYHIIKVTDKKKKPSYEQMKEEIEFEVKKNKIDASKMESKVEKLIKEANVQVKDSDLKNAFQQ, from the coding sequence ATGAAAAAATGGAAGATTGCGTTTATGACGGCCGCTTCTGTTCTCGCATTGTCTGCATGCAATAACGGCGGATCAGAAGTGATTGTGGAAACGAAGGCAGGCGATATCACAAAAGACGAGTTCTATAAAGCAATGAAGGAACGCGTCGGAAAAGAGGTCATTCGTGATCTTGTATATGAAAAAGTGCTTGGGAAAAAATACAAAGTAAGTGAAAAAGAAATCGAACGGGAAATTCAAAATTTAAAAGACACGTATGGCGCCCAATATGATCTCGCTGTGCAACAAAGCGGAGAGCAAGCGATCCGCAACATGGTGAAACTCGATTTATTGCGGCAAAAAGCAGCGATGGAAGATGTAAAAGTAACGGAAGATGAATTAAAGCAATACTATAACCAGTATAAACCGAAAATCCGTGCTAGTCATATTTTAGTAAAAGATGAAAAAACAGCAAAAGAAATTAAAGCGAAACTAGATAAAGGGGAAGATTTTGCCAAACTGGCAAAAGAATACTCCCAAGATACTGGTTCAGCGCAAAATGGTGGCGATTTAGGCTGGTTTGGTCCTGGAAAAATGGTGAAAGAGTTTGAAGACGCCGCATATGCACTTAATGTTGGACAAGTTAGCCAACCGGTGAAAACAGAATATGGCTACCATATTATTAAAGTGACGGATAAAAAGAAAAAGCCATCGTACGAACAAATGAAAGAGGAAATTGAATTTGAAGTGAAAAAGAATAAAATTGATGCCTCTAAAATGGAATCAAAAGTTGAAAAACTAATCAAAGAAGCAAACGTTCAAGTGAAGGACAGCGATTTGAAAAATGCGTTTCAACAGTAA
- a CDS encoding HIT family protein, whose protein sequence is MNDCIFCKIINGEIPSAKVYEDEHVVAFLDISQVTKGHTLVVPKVHMTDLFELTPDAASQLFRTVPKIANGIKKQFAPIGLNILNNNGELAGQTVFHFHMHLIPRYGKGDGFGAVWKSNASDYTFEDLQAIATTIQKGIE, encoded by the coding sequence ATGAATGATTGTATTTTTTGTAAAATTATAAATGGCGAAATCCCTTCCGCAAAAGTGTATGAAGACGAACACGTAGTAGCATTTCTTGACATTAGTCAAGTGACAAAAGGGCATACACTTGTTGTGCCAAAAGTACATATGACCGATCTTTTCGAATTGACGCCGGACGCTGCTAGCCAACTGTTCCGTACTGTTCCAAAAATCGCTAATGGCATCAAAAAGCAATTTGCCCCTATTGGATTAAATATATTGAATAACAACGGGGAACTCGCTGGACAAACGGTCTTTCACTTTCATATGCACCTTATCCCGCGGTATGGCAAAGGCGATGGCTTTGGCGCTGTTTGGAAATCAAACGCAAGCGACTATACATTTGAAGATTTGCAGGCAATCGCAACAACGATTCAAAAAGGAATTGAATAA
- a CDS encoding ABC transporter ATP-binding protein produces the protein MALLEVQHVYGGYTNRNVLQDVSFTVDRGEIVGLIGLNGAGKSTTIKHIIGIMEPREGKITLNGQTFADGKEAYRAQLAYIPEIPVLYEELTLKEHLELTAMAYGLEKDEYEKRLRPLLKAFRMEKKLSWFPVHFSKGMKQKVMIMCAFLVNPLLYVIDEPFVGLDPLGIHSLLHWMQEVKQKGAGILLSTHILATAEKYCDSFVILHHGKVKAKGTVESLRQQFQLPAATLDEIYIELTKEEEYDE, from the coding sequence ATGGCACTTTTGGAAGTTCAGCATGTATACGGTGGCTACACAAACCGCAATGTGTTGCAGGATGTTTCATTTACGGTAGATCGTGGCGAAATCGTTGGATTGATTGGATTGAATGGAGCAGGAAAAAGCACAACGATTAAGCATATTATCGGGATAATGGAGCCGCGGGAAGGAAAAATTACGCTCAACGGACAAACGTTTGCAGACGGAAAAGAAGCATATCGTGCGCAGTTAGCGTACATTCCAGAAATACCTGTATTATATGAAGAACTAACGTTAAAAGAGCATTTGGAGTTAACCGCGATGGCATACGGACTGGAAAAAGATGAGTATGAAAAGCGGCTTCGCCCATTATTAAAAGCGTTTCGCATGGAAAAAAAGTTATCGTGGTTTCCTGTTCATTTTTCCAAAGGCATGAAACAGAAAGTGATGATTATGTGCGCTTTTTTAGTCAATCCGTTGCTTTACGTGATTGATGAGCCGTTTGTAGGGCTTGACCCGCTCGGAATTCATTCATTGCTTCATTGGATGCAAGAAGTTAAACAAAAAGGGGCCGGAATTTTGTTATCCACACACATTTTAGCAACAGCGGAAAAATATTGCGATTCGTTCGTCATTCTTCATCATGGCAAAGTGAAAGCGAAAGGGACTGTCGAATCGCTACGGCAACAATTTCAGCTTCCGGCTGCTACGCTTGACGAAATTTATATCGAGCTGACAAAGGAAGAAGAATACGATGAATAG
- a CDS encoding ABC transporter permease encodes MNSEKLWNERFSRYVVEVRRYLRYMLNDHLLFVVLIGLSAGAVIYEKWVRELSPQFPYAIVEAFVLALFVTPSSVRTFLQEADIVFLTPAETKLRPYIQRSLLFSFAVQTLFLLVGLLVIVPLHLRFASMPLSFFSFFLWIWKGWNVWIHWRETHWVERKEIFSNIGRFLLNGVVVYLLLVDVPKFLFLILLVIVTCITIYFWNETKRKPLPWEALIWQEAQAMRRFYRLANLFTDVPHMKEKAKRRLWLDVLLRFSSDFHKEEAFRYLYVRTFSRAGDYFGIYVRLTMIGCVLIYIVPTEYGKALAACFFLYATGIQLFVLSNHHRGHVLVRLYPLPSSTRKKAVLQLLFLLLVVQNLVFVLILTIRNYWVSSAWTLGLGLCFIYWLVFGYFSNRWRGIK; translated from the coding sequence ATGAATAGCGAGAAGTTATGGAACGAACGGTTTAGCCGTTATGTTGTGGAAGTAAGACGCTATTTGCGTTATATGTTGAATGATCATTTGTTGTTTGTTGTGTTGATTGGACTAAGTGCAGGGGCAGTGATATATGAAAAATGGGTGCGTGAGCTATCGCCGCAATTTCCGTACGCTATTGTGGAAGCGTTCGTATTGGCGCTTTTTGTAACGCCAAGTTCCGTTCGTACGTTTTTGCAAGAAGCGGATATCGTATTTTTAACACCTGCCGAAACAAAGCTCCGTCCATATATTCAGCGCTCACTTTTGTTTAGTTTTGCGGTGCAAACGTTGTTTTTGCTCGTTGGGTTGCTTGTTATTGTGCCCCTTCATCTGCGGTTTGCGTCGATGCCTCTTTCGTTTTTCTCTTTCTTTTTATGGATATGGAAAGGGTGGAATGTATGGATTCATTGGCGGGAAACACATTGGGTTGAGCGTAAAGAAATATTTAGTAATATAGGGCGTTTTTTACTGAATGGCGTAGTCGTTTATTTGCTGCTGGTAGACGTTCCAAAGTTTTTGTTCCTTATTTTATTAGTAATCGTGACATGTATCACCATTTATTTTTGGAATGAAACGAAGCGAAAACCGCTTCCGTGGGAGGCGCTTATTTGGCAAGAAGCACAAGCAATGAGGCGGTTTTATCGGCTGGCTAATCTTTTTACCGATGTGCCGCATATGAAAGAAAAAGCAAAGCGGCGCCTTTGGCTAGATGTGCTGCTTCGATTTTCTTCTGATTTTCACAAAGAAGAAGCGTTTCGTTATTTATATGTACGCACGTTTAGTAGAGCGGGGGACTATTTTGGCATTTATGTGCGCTTAACGATGATTGGCTGTGTTCTTATTTATATAGTGCCAACTGAATACGGAAAAGCGCTTGCTGCTTGCTTTTTCTTGTATGCGACTGGAATACAGCTATTTGTTTTATCCAATCATCATCGTGGGCATGTGCTTGTTAGACTATACCCTTTGCCATCTTCTACGCGAAAAAAAGCAGTATTACAGCTATTATTTTTGTTATTAGTTGTGCAAAATTTAGTATTTGTGCTTATTTTAACAATTAGAAATTATTGGGTATCTAGTGCGTGGACGTTAGGATTGGGGCTTTGCTTTATTTATTGGCTTGTGTTTGGCTATTTTTCGAATCGATGGAGGGGAATAAAGTGA
- a CDS encoding antibiotic biosynthesis monooxygenase family protein gives MKNMYITTGTLTYLQTVKETHAKEKMVLLDGGDTAVLVHETEGETVFHEPRRYKIIEAVGELGGAFVVCNNIPVTEEGRPLFEYRFNQRARLIETEPGFVAIRVLRPLSNDTYIIMTCWEGKEHFENWQQSKAFERAHGKRETAPQEEKQPPMFPRPSYVTKYTVFHE, from the coding sequence GTGAAAAACATGTATATTACGACTGGGACATTAACGTATTTGCAAACGGTGAAAGAAACGCATGCGAAAGAAAAGATGGTGTTGCTTGATGGCGGGGATACAGCCGTTTTAGTTCATGAAACAGAGGGAGAAACTGTTTTTCACGAACCGCGGCGATATAAAATAATAGAGGCAGTTGGAGAGTTAGGTGGGGCGTTTGTTGTGTGTAACAATATCCCTGTGACAGAAGAAGGGAGACCGTTATTTGAGTATCGCTTTAACCAACGGGCACGGTTAATTGAAACAGAGCCAGGGTTTGTGGCAATTCGTGTCTTGCGTCCGTTGTCGAATGATACGTATATAATTATGACGTGCTGGGAAGGAAAAGAACACTTTGAAAATTGGCAGCAGTCGAAAGCATTTGAGCGGGCACATGGAAAACGAGAAACGGCTCCTCAAGAAGAAAAACAACCGCCAATGTTCCCGCGTCCTTCCTATGTAACAAAATATACCGTTTTTCATGAGTAA